One window from the genome of Pedococcus badiiscoriae encodes:
- a CDS encoding substrate-binding domain-containing protein gives MAKAAGVSVATVSRALRGVDRVSPRTRDRVLAAATELHYVASPAATSLVSGRTRGVGVITPYFNRWFFATVVTGIEKVLREEGFHVLLCDLEGSTFDTRLPITQTMLWKRADGVIILNVPPRPAERSLLDRLGMPVVTVGNRQPGWPSVRIDDRAAMGVATRHAIELGHRDIGYAGTVPASITHLQTPFDRRAAFTTVMSEHGLVCPPEWTLECDWTAAGAAEHASRMFALPRIPTCIVAASDEIAFGVMSAARRHGLRVPQDVSVIGIDDHVHAEIFDLTTVRQDVEAQGRRAGRIMLEALHGRAADTVVDDVLDVELVVRGSTGPPRMVPADAPGATGATSAADALGATSAARQAPKPALQATS, from the coding sequence GTGGCCAAGGCCGCGGGCGTGTCAGTGGCCACTGTGTCGCGCGCCCTTCGGGGTGTGGACCGGGTGAGTCCGCGCACCCGCGACCGCGTGCTTGCCGCGGCGACGGAGCTGCACTACGTGGCCTCCCCCGCAGCGACCAGCCTGGTCTCGGGACGTACCCGCGGGGTGGGGGTCATCACCCCGTACTTCAACCGCTGGTTCTTCGCGACGGTCGTCACCGGCATCGAGAAGGTCCTGCGTGAGGAGGGGTTCCACGTCCTGCTCTGCGACCTCGAGGGGAGCACCTTCGACACGCGCCTGCCGATCACGCAGACGATGCTCTGGAAGCGCGCCGACGGTGTGATCATCCTGAACGTGCCGCCGAGGCCCGCGGAACGGTCCCTGCTGGACCGGCTCGGTATGCCGGTGGTGACCGTGGGGAACCGTCAGCCCGGGTGGCCCTCGGTGCGGATCGACGACCGTGCCGCGATGGGCGTGGCCACGCGCCACGCCATCGAGCTGGGGCACCGCGACATCGGGTATGCCGGCACGGTGCCGGCCTCGATCACGCACCTGCAGACCCCGTTCGACCGACGTGCCGCCTTCACCACGGTGATGTCCGAGCACGGGCTGGTCTGTCCACCCGAATGGACCCTCGAGTGTGACTGGACCGCCGCGGGTGCCGCCGAGCACGCCAGCCGGATGTTCGCGCTCCCCCGCATTCCCACGTGCATCGTCGCCGCATCCGACGAGATCGCGTTCGGCGTGATGAGCGCCGCTCGACGCCATGGCCTGCGGGTGCCCCAGGACGTGTCGGTCATCGGGATCGACGACCACGTGCACGCGGAGATCTTCGACCTCACCACCGTCCGGCAGGACGTCGAGGCCCAGGGGCGCAGGGCGGGCCGGATCATGCTCGAGGCGCTGCACGGCCGCGCAGCCGACACCGTCGTCGACGACGTCCTCGACGTCGAGCTCGTCGTCCGCGGCTCGACCGGCCCTCCGCGGATGGTCCCGGCGGACGCCCCGGGTGCCACGGGCGCCACGAGCGCCGCGGACGCCTTGGGCGCCACGAGCGCCGCGCGGCAGGCCCCGAAGCCCGCCCTCCAGGCCACGAGCTAG
- a CDS encoding carbohydrate ABC transporter permease encodes MSAVAQSTRGSTKGKPPKERGLHAGQGRQGLLLVAPTLVFLAIIIIYPLLRAIYLSFQKDEGLDPATKLFVSGGSAGLSNYTHWLLQKCGNVDCPPGTIGALFYDALWVTLFFTAVSVIIEVLLGIWFAMIMNRDFKGRGLVRAAILIPWAIPTAVTAKLWYFIFAYDGIANRLLGGVGISPRLWTSDPWSAKFAIIIADVWKTTPFMALLILAGLQLIPGDVYEAAQIDGASKWQTFVRITLPLVKVPLMVAVLFRTLDVLRIYDLPAILTQGAGGTTSLSMLVINQIRQGGFNNASALSTLVFLLIAFTAFLFIRFGGADVIQRPPSSKKKKDQEPAVGNPVAANATSMGA; translated from the coding sequence ATGAGCGCAGTCGCACAGTCGACGCGGGGGTCGACGAAGGGCAAGCCGCCGAAGGAGCGAGGGCTCCATGCGGGCCAGGGCAGGCAGGGACTGCTGCTCGTGGCCCCCACGCTCGTCTTCCTGGCGATCATCATCATCTACCCGTTGCTCAGGGCCATCTACCTCTCGTTCCAGAAGGACGAGGGGCTCGACCCCGCCACCAAGCTCTTCGTGTCGGGTGGGAGCGCGGGGCTGTCCAACTACACCCACTGGCTCCTGCAGAAGTGCGGGAACGTCGACTGCCCTCCCGGCACGATCGGCGCCCTGTTCTACGACGCGCTCTGGGTCACCCTGTTCTTCACCGCGGTCAGTGTGATCATCGAGGTCCTGCTCGGCATCTGGTTCGCGATGATCATGAACCGCGACTTCAAGGGCCGCGGCCTGGTCCGTGCCGCCATCCTCATCCCGTGGGCGATCCCCACCGCGGTCACCGCCAAGCTGTGGTACTTCATCTTCGCCTACGACGGGATCGCGAACCGGCTCCTGGGCGGGGTCGGCATCTCCCCCAGGCTGTGGACCAGCGACCCGTGGTCGGCCAAGTTCGCGATCATCATCGCCGACGTGTGGAAGACGACGCCCTTCATGGCCCTGCTCATCCTCGCGGGACTCCAGCTGATCCCGGGTGACGTCTACGAGGCAGCGCAGATCGACGGAGCCAGCAAGTGGCAGACCTTCGTCCGCATCACCCTTCCGCTGGTCAAGGTGCCCCTGATGGTCGCGGTGCTCTTCCGCACGCTCGACGTCCTGCGCATCTACGACCTCCCCGCGATCCTCACGCAAGGGGCCGGAGGCACGACATCCCTGTCGATGCTGGTCATCAACCAGATCCGCCAGGGCGGGTTCAACAACGCCTCCGCACTGTCGACCCTCGTCTTCCTCCTCATCGCCTTCACTGCGTTCCTCTTCATCCGGTTCGGCGGCGCCGACGTCATCCAGCGTCCGCCCTCCTCGAAGAAGAAGAAGGACCAGGAACCCGCTGTCGGCAACCCGGTCGCCGCCAACGCCACCTCGATGGGAGCCTGA
- a CDS encoding ABC transporter substrate-binding protein, giving the protein MTGAVAVALVASACGGGSGGSGGSSAGASGRGPITYVQGKDNAGLLAPQVARWNAAHPTEKVTAKEQSDKADQQHDDLVQHFQAKDPSYDVVAVDVVWTAEFAAKGWLTPLTGKLALPTTGFLAPTVKAATYNKTLYAAPTSSDGAMLYYRSDLVKTPPKTIDEMWSMCSIAKKNGMDCFAGQFAKYEGGTCNATEWMNAYGAKVVDDAGKPTVDSPEAAKGLQVLADHYKNGDIPKQAITYQEEQSRQSFEDGKLLFLRNWPYVYNLASTDKSSKVIGKFAVAPLPGVSGPGTSTLGGHMAGISAFSKNKATALDFLKFLTSPEEQKTNMEKGSLAPVLESIYTDPALVSKYPYLPVLKESITNAVSRPVTPFYPAVSQAIQENFFAAIQGQKTPQAAVKDMQAAMQSAGS; this is encoded by the coding sequence ATGACCGGAGCTGTAGCCGTGGCGCTCGTCGCCTCGGCGTGTGGCGGCGGCAGCGGCGGCTCGGGCGGCAGCTCCGCCGGCGCCAGCGGGCGTGGCCCGATCACCTACGTCCAGGGCAAGGACAACGCCGGGCTGCTCGCTCCCCAGGTTGCCCGCTGGAACGCGGCGCACCCCACCGAGAAGGTGACTGCCAAGGAGCAGTCCGACAAGGCCGACCAGCAGCATGACGACCTCGTCCAGCACTTCCAGGCCAAGGACCCCAGCTACGACGTCGTGGCCGTCGACGTGGTGTGGACCGCCGAGTTCGCCGCCAAGGGCTGGCTGACGCCGCTCACGGGCAAGCTGGCGCTGCCGACCACCGGCTTCCTTGCCCCGACCGTCAAGGCCGCGACCTACAACAAGACGCTCTACGCGGCACCCACGTCCTCCGACGGCGCGATGCTCTACTACCGCTCCGACCTGGTGAAGACGCCGCCGAAGACCATCGACGAGATGTGGAGCATGTGCTCCATCGCCAAGAAGAACGGCATGGACTGCTTCGCGGGCCAGTTCGCCAAGTACGAGGGCGGCACCTGCAACGCCACCGAGTGGATGAACGCCTACGGCGCCAAGGTCGTCGATGACGCGGGCAAGCCGACCGTCGACTCCCCGGAGGCCGCCAAGGGCCTGCAGGTCTTGGCCGACCACTACAAGAACGGTGACATCCCCAAGCAGGCCATCACCTACCAGGAGGAGCAGAGCCGGCAGTCCTTCGAGGACGGCAAGCTCCTGTTCCTCCGCAACTGGCCGTACGTCTACAACCTGGCCAGCACGGACAAGTCGTCCAAGGTCATCGGCAAGTTCGCGGTCGCGCCGCTCCCCGGCGTCAGTGGCCCCGGCACCTCGACCCTCGGTGGTCACATGGCTGGCATCAGCGCCTTCTCGAAGAACAAGGCCACGGCCCTGGACTTCCTGAAGTTCCTCACCAGCCCTGAGGAGCAGAAGACCAACATGGAGAAGGGTTCCCTGGCACCGGTCCTCGAGTCGATCTACACCGACCCGGCGCTGGTCAGCAAGTACCCGTACCTCCCGGTCCTCAAGGAGTCGATCACCAACGCGGTGTCCCGTCCCGTGACGCCGTTCTACCCCGCAGTGTCCCAGGCCATCCAGGAGAACTTCTTCGCCGCGATCCAAGGCCAGAAGACACCTCAGGCGGCCGTCAAGGACATGCAAGCCGCCATGCAGTCGGCCGGCAGCTGA
- a CDS encoding carbohydrate ABC transporter permease, which translates to MTAATTTTAPPASGRTEAQEIHFKSDRNAKIRMYLGLAALVIWGLAPFYWMVVTAFRDVGYTFDTTPWPTHVTLDNFRTAFSTDRGNHFGDALVHSIIIGIVTTAVAMLVGVFASYALARLNFPGKYVVLGIILGSSMFPGVALVTPLFKLFGDLGWLTGANYQALIIPNISFALPLTIYTLTAFLAEMPWELEESARIDGCTPGQAFRKIMLPLAAPGLFTTAILAFIASWNEYLLAQQFSTKQTQTVTVAIAAFTGAQPHQEPYTAVMAAGTIVTVPLILMVLVFQRAIVSGLTAGGVKG; encoded by the coding sequence ATGACTGCTGCCACCACCACGACCGCCCCTCCTGCCAGTGGCCGCACAGAGGCCCAGGAGATCCACTTCAAGAGCGACCGCAACGCCAAGATCCGGATGTACCTCGGGTTGGCCGCTCTGGTCATCTGGGGACTCGCGCCCTTCTACTGGATGGTCGTCACCGCGTTCCGCGACGTGGGCTACACGTTCGACACCACGCCGTGGCCCACGCACGTCACCCTCGACAACTTCAGGACGGCCTTCTCCACGGATCGTGGCAACCACTTCGGCGACGCGCTGGTGCACTCGATCATCATCGGTATCGTCACGACGGCTGTGGCCATGCTCGTCGGGGTCTTCGCGTCGTACGCGCTCGCCCGCCTCAACTTCCCGGGCAAGTACGTGGTCCTCGGGATCATCCTGGGCTCGTCCATGTTCCCCGGAGTCGCACTCGTCACGCCGCTGTTCAAGCTGTTCGGCGACCTGGGCTGGCTCACCGGCGCGAACTACCAGGCGCTGATCATCCCGAACATCTCCTTCGCCCTGCCGCTGACCATCTACACCTTGACGGCCTTCCTGGCCGAGATGCCCTGGGAGCTCGAGGAGTCCGCGCGGATCGACGGCTGCACCCCGGGTCAGGCGTTCCGCAAGATCATGTTGCCGCTGGCCGCACCCGGCCTGTTCACGACAGCCATCCTGGCCTTCATCGCCAGCTGGAACGAGTACCTGCTGGCCCAGCAGTTCTCGACGAAGCAGACGCAGACGGTCACGGTCGCGATCGCGGCCTTCACCGGGGCCCAGCCTCACCAGGAGCCCTACACGGCCGTCATGGCAGCCGGAACCATCGTGACCGTCCCGCTGATCCTCATGGTGCTCGTCTTCCAGCGCGCCATCGTGTCGGGTCTGACGGCGGGGGGTGTGAAGGGCTAG